In Eubalaena glacialis isolate mEubGla1 chromosome 12, mEubGla1.1.hap2.+ XY, whole genome shotgun sequence, a single window of DNA contains:
- the LOC133102477 gene encoding LOW QUALITY PROTEIN: glycerol-3-phosphate dehydrogenase 1-like protein (The sequence of the model RefSeq protein was modified relative to this genomic sequence to represent the inferred CDS: substituted 3 bases at 3 genomic stop codons): MAASPLKVCIVGSGNWGSAVAKIIGNNVKKLEKFASMVKMWVFEETVNGRKLTDIINNDHENVKYLPGHKLPENVFIHRICDEISRKVPKGVLGISLIKGIDEGPEGLKLISDIIXEKMGIDISVLMGANTANEVAAGKFCETTIGCKVMENGLLFKELLQTPNFXITVVDNADTVELCGALKNTVAVGAGFCDGLRRGDNTKATAICLGLMEMIAFTRIFCKGQVSTATFLESCGIADLITTCYGGRNRKVAEAFAGAGRTIEELEREMLNGQKLQXPQTSAEVYRILRQKELLDKFPLFTAVYQICYEGRPVQEMLSCLQSHPEHI, encoded by the exons ATGGCAGCATCACCCCTGAAAGTGTGCATCGTGGGCTCGGGGAACTGGGGTTCAGCTGTTGCAAAAATAATTGGTAATAATGTCAAGAAACTTGAGAAGTTTGCCTCCATGGTCAAGATGTGGGTCTTTGAAGAAACAGTTAATGGGAGAAAACTGACAGACATCATAAATAATGaccatgaaaatgtaaaatatctccctGGACACAAGCTGCCAGAAAATGTG TTCATTCACAGGATCTGTGACGAGATCTCTAGGAAAGTGCCCAAGGGCGTGCTGGGCATCAGCCTCATCAAGGGCATAGACGAGGGTCCTGAGGGGCTGAAGCTTATTTCCGACATCATCTGAGAGAAGATGGGCATTGACATCAGTGTGCTCATGGGAGCCAACACTGCCAATGAGGTGGCTGCTGGGAAGTTCTGTGAGACCACCATCGGCTGCAAGGTAATGGAGAATGGTCTTCTCTTCAAAGAACTTCTGCAGACTCCAAATTTTTGAATTACGGTGGTTGATAATGCAGACACTGTTGAACTTTGTGGTGCCCTGAAGAACACTGTGGCCGTGGGAGCTGGGTTCTGCGATGGCCTCCGCCGTGGCGACAACACCAAAGCCACCGCCATCTGCCTGGGGCTCATGGAAATGATCGCCTTCACCAGGATCTTCTGCAAAGGCCAGGTGTCCACGGCCACCTTTCTGGAGAGCTGCGGCATAGCCGACCTGATCACCACCTGCTATGGGGGCCGGAACCGCAAGGTAGCGGAGGCCTTTGCCGGGGCCGGAAGGACCATTGAAGAATTGGAGAGGGAGATGCTGAATGGGCAGAAGCTGCAATGACCTCAGACTTCCGCTGAGGTGTACCGCATCCTCAGACAGAAGGAGCTGCTGGACAAGTTTCCACTGTTCACTGCAGTGTACCAGATCTGCTACGAAGGTAGGCCCGTTCAAGAGATGTTGTCTTGTCTCCAGAGCCATCCAGAGCACATATAA